A genomic stretch from Desulfotignum balticum DSM 7044 includes:
- a CDS encoding nitrilase-related carbon-nitrogen hydrolase yields the protein MKQENRKPIAPYMAIGLSTVIYGTYSKKQTWKNMDNIENAIRGAIGIADLNMPIKLIALSEGAITGFTDEVFDTPHKLMANEWAIDIPGYETKRLGALAKEFGVYIIAQSKARWPEVMEDIYINTLFIMGPDGTAVHKAPKNHIWCREHSVTPHDIYDRWVEVFGDGLEAFYPVLKTEDIGNIGTICCSDGEYPEVVRALTMNGAEVIYRPSEACPMTNSGGRGGGSWMTQNRGHAEFNSVYMICPQVGPVYVNDLCEHPMNIAGGHAHIVDYRGELMAYEPNNANSMVAATIDIEALRQFRDMSLNFNWLKDLRTELFKKMYDTPIYPKNLVLDRGPIDHAEADVIYRDSIKRLQERGVWEKPYHNFEGARYTGKKTSEEDWRAMKDDWKRLEAEEDE from the coding sequence ATGAAGCAGGAAAACAGAAAACCCATCGCACCCTATATGGCCATAGGGCTGTCGACGGTAATCTACGGAACCTACAGCAAGAAGCAGACCTGGAAAAACATGGACAACATAGAGAACGCCATAAGGGGAGCCATAGGCATAGCCGATCTGAATATGCCCATCAAGCTGATTGCACTGTCGGAAGGTGCCATCACTGGTTTCACTGATGAGGTGTTCGATACGCCGCACAAGCTGATGGCCAACGAATGGGCCATAGACATTCCGGGATATGAAACGAAGCGACTAGGGGCATTGGCCAAGGAGTTTGGGGTATACATCATCGCCCAGTCCAAGGCCAGGTGGCCCGAGGTTATGGAGGACATCTATATCAATACCTTGTTTATTATGGGCCCGGACGGGACTGCGGTACATAAGGCACCCAAGAACCATATCTGGTGCCGGGAGCATTCAGTGACGCCACACGATATCTATGACCGCTGGGTGGAGGTGTTTGGTGACGGACTGGAGGCTTTCTATCCTGTATTGAAGACCGAGGATATCGGCAACATCGGAACCATCTGCTGCAGTGACGGGGAGTATCCGGAAGTGGTTCGTGCCCTGACTATGAACGGTGCCGAAGTTATCTACCGGCCCAGTGAGGCCTGTCCTATGACCAACTCGGGAGGTCGGGGCGGCGGAAGCTGGATGACCCAGAACCGGGGGCATGCCGAATTCAATTCGGTATACATGATCTGTCCCCAGGTCGGACCGGTCTACGTGAATGACTTGTGCGAGCATCCGATGAACATTGCCGGAGGCCATGCCCACATCGTGGACTACAGGGGCGAGCTGATGGCCTACGAGCCGAACAACGCCAACTCTATGGTGGCAGCCACCATTGACATCGAGGCGCTCAGGCAGTTTCGGGATATGAGCCTTAATTTCAACTGGCTTAAGGACCTACGGACCGAACTGTTCAAAAAAATGTATGACACACCTATCTATCCAAAGAACCTGGTGCTGGATAGAGGACCTATCGATCATGCGGAAGCAGACGTGATCTACCGGGATAGCATCAAGAGACTGCAGGAACGGGGCGTCTGGGAGAAACCGTACCACAACTTTGAGGGAGCCAGGTACACGGGCAAAAAGACCAGTGAAGAAGACTGGCGGGCCATGAAGGATGACTGGAAGAGACTGGAAGCAGAGGAAGACGAATAA
- a CDS encoding helix-turn-helix domain-containing protein, translating into MREQNDEKLELAIWRYGIISPLLHREANSLPSGELLDQASWQRYVHPNGSHMRLSAETLRKWLYRYLQSGLPGLMGKVRSDKGNHQIPDKITSAMVALREEHPRWTLARMIKELIKTNRWNGRKPSRSAIYRFAKAHNLQRDPHIDPNGNVRPFAFDHFGQLWIADFLHGPKLFKDNKKHKTYLHVILDDSSRFIVHGGFYLTESVEPLLYDLMGAVRRFGIPQRFYVDNGSAYISRHLKILCARNGIDLVHTPPFVPQGRGKLERLFRTVRDQFLCDKFKTIKQINDAFKSWVAGYHETLHSSLECSPLQKRLQSKNVCRALSPSIDIEALFRMERRCRVYNDCTIHFKKIRYEVPGCLPGSRVTIYYMPWDKTCIYYGNEMKKARIVDLGANARRFEHPNQ; encoded by the coding sequence GTGAGAGAACAAAATGACGAGAAATTAGAACTGGCCATATGGCGTTACGGGATTATCAGCCCTCTTCTGCACAGGGAAGCCAACAGCCTTCCCTCTGGAGAGCTGCTTGACCAGGCGTCCTGGCAGCGGTATGTCCATCCAAACGGTTCCCATATGAGATTGAGTGCAGAAACCCTCAGGAAATGGCTATACCGCTACCTTCAAAGTGGCCTGCCAGGCCTGATGGGCAAAGTCAGATCTGATAAAGGTAACCACCAGATCCCGGATAAGATCACTTCAGCAATGGTTGCTCTGCGGGAGGAACACCCAAGATGGACCCTTGCCAGGATGATCAAGGAACTGATTAAAACCAACAGGTGGAATGGAAGAAAACCCAGCAGGTCTGCCATTTACAGATTTGCAAAAGCCCATAACCTGCAAAGAGACCCCCACATTGATCCAAACGGGAATGTACGGCCTTTTGCCTTTGACCATTTCGGTCAATTATGGATTGCTGATTTTCTCCATGGTCCAAAATTGTTCAAGGACAATAAAAAGCACAAAACCTATCTCCATGTCATCCTGGATGACAGCAGCCGGTTTATTGTTCATGGTGGATTTTACCTGACCGAATCGGTTGAACCTTTACTCTATGATCTCATGGGTGCGGTCAGACGATTTGGAATTCCCCAGCGTTTTTACGTCGACAATGGGTCGGCATATATCAGCCGGCACCTGAAGATCCTTTGCGCCAGGAACGGAATTGATCTGGTCCATACCCCACCATTTGTCCCTCAAGGCAGAGGCAAATTAGAAAGGCTGTTCAGGACCGTCAGGGATCAGTTCCTTTGTGATAAATTTAAAACCATTAAGCAGATCAATGATGCGTTCAAATCCTGGGTTGCCGGATATCATGAAACCCTGCACTCATCTTTGGAATGTTCCCCGTTGCAAAAAAGACTGCAAAGCAAAAATGTATGCCGTGCTTTGTCGCCGTCGATTGACATTGAAGCCTTGTTCAGGATGGAGCGGCGTTGCAGGGTTTACAATGATTGCACCATCCATTTCAAAAAAATCAGGTATGAGGTACCCGGATGCCTGCCAGGATCCCGGGTAACCATTTATTATATGCCCTGGGACAAAACCTGTATCTACTACGGCAATGAAATGAAAAAGGCACGTATCGTTGACCTTGGCGCCAATGCAAGACGATTTGAACATCCAAATCAATAG
- a CDS encoding MFS transporter translates to MDNKKLSNKTMLAYGVGGLGEGIGYNFFYAFFMFFLTTVAGVNPGVAGIITLIAVLWDGVSDPLIGYLSDNSRSPRGRRRPFILVGCILFGLSVLLLFTDVPLGIGIKPVYFIAINMLYWTGLTLSVVPHTSLGSELTADYDDRTKLRSYQTFFMNIGAALALSLVLVLVSSFTGAMGSEKIGWSMTGLIFGLLIFLGYFISYLYTKGKEPKNINLGKKETGEKRQNIFKAYRNIFSNKPLRYIIALNVLVNFMLGLAVSVRVFLYTFTFGFDEVKTSSMLLVFTIGIVAFVPVVNYVSAKIGKKKVTVLGTALYALGFLLIYVLPASDIVIGAGLLLESFGNATFWTMLYALAYDTAVVEEYKTGTGNEGIIVATIGFTMKAGNALGMGASGLGLTLIGFNQELMTQSAQTTSGLHLLYSVVPFVLLVLGAIIFAKYPLTRERYDEMREIVRKKKQGEQYDTEGLESLVNAG, encoded by the coding sequence ATGGATAACAAGAAACTGAGTAACAAGACCATGCTGGCGTACGGTGTCGGAGGACTGGGGGAAGGGATCGGCTACAACTTCTTCTATGCATTCTTCATGTTCTTCCTAACCACGGTGGCGGGAGTCAATCCTGGTGTGGCCGGGATCATCACCCTGATTGCGGTTCTGTGGGACGGCGTGAGCGATCCCTTGATCGGGTATCTCTCTGACAACTCAAGAAGTCCTAGAGGGAGGCGCAGACCGTTCATCCTGGTTGGCTGCATATTGTTTGGCCTGTCTGTGCTGTTGCTTTTTACGGACGTACCGCTGGGTATCGGCATTAAGCCGGTGTACTTTATTGCAATCAATATGCTCTACTGGACGGGCCTGACCTTGTCCGTGGTACCGCATACTTCTCTTGGCTCTGAACTGACGGCAGACTATGATGACCGCACCAAGCTTCGGTCTTACCAGACCTTCTTTATGAACATTGGGGCGGCGCTGGCACTTAGCCTGGTCTTGGTGCTGGTATCCAGTTTCACAGGTGCGATGGGCAGTGAGAAGATTGGCTGGAGCATGACAGGTCTGATATTCGGTCTCCTGATCTTCCTGGGATACTTCATAAGCTATCTGTACACCAAGGGTAAGGAACCGAAGAACATCAACCTGGGCAAGAAGGAGACAGGGGAAAAACGGCAGAACATCTTCAAGGCCTATCGCAATATATTCTCCAACAAACCGCTCAGGTATATCATCGCACTGAATGTGCTGGTCAACTTCATGCTGGGGCTGGCGGTCTCTGTAAGGGTGTTCCTCTATACCTTCACCTTCGGATTCGATGAGGTGAAGACATCCAGCATGCTTCTGGTCTTCACCATCGGCATAGTGGCCTTTGTTCCTGTGGTGAATTACGTATCGGCCAAGATCGGTAAGAAGAAAGTGACGGTTCTGGGGACAGCGCTGTATGCATTAGGCTTTCTGCTTATCTATGTATTACCGGCCAGTGATATTGTGATTGGAGCCGGGTTGCTTTTGGAATCGTTCGGTAATGCAACCTTCTGGACCATGCTCTATGCGCTGGCCTATGATACGGCTGTTGTCGAGGAGTATAAGACCGGCACAGGCAATGAAGGCATCATTGTGGCCACCATCGGTTTTACCATGAAGGCGGGGAATGCCTTGGGCATGGGTGCCTCCGGACTGGGGCTGACCCTGATCGGCTTCAACCAGGAATTGATGACTCAGTCAGCACAGACCACCAGCGGTCTGCATCTTCTGTACTCGGTTGTTCCCTTTGTTTTGCTGGTGCTGGGTGCAATTATATTTGCCAAGTATCCTCTCACCAGGGAACGCTACGACGAGATGCGGGAGATTGTAAGGAAGAAAAAGCAGGGCGAACAGTATGATACTGAGGGACTTGAAAGTCTGGTTAACGCAGGTTAA
- a CDS encoding group II intron maturase-specific domain-containing protein: MQYIRGWMNYYWISEYYKPVSGIDEWLRRRIRMCYWKQWRYTRTKVRNLLKLGTFKRQAIYTALSRRGPWHLSRTMATQAGMTNKWLSEQGLISVKDQWVKIHYPATAR; encoded by the coding sequence ATTCAATATATACGGGGCTGGATGAACTATTACTGGATATCGGAGTATTACAAACCGGTTTCCGGTATAGATGAATGGCTCCGCCGCCGGATACGGATGTGTTACTGGAAACAGTGGCGTTATACCCGTACCAAAGTCCGAAATCTTCTCAAATTGGGCACTTTCAAAAGACAGGCCATTTATACAGCACTCAGCCGAAGGGGGCCATGGCATCTATCCAGAACCATGGCAACACAGGCCGGTATGACCAACAAATGGCTATCTGAACAAGGGTTAATCTCTGTTAAAGACCAGTGGGTGAAAATTCATTACCCGGCTACGGCCCGGTAA
- a CDS encoding FAD-binding protein, which yields MTDQNDSKNKLTRRGFLKATGGATAMAGMAAGGLLIGPRRLEAAEIPQKWDEAVDVVKAGLGLNHPELTMLMARQSAEAVEWTVKLGVKYKDRNTHLGGHSVPRSYYTTNSSGAGIVRPQLAKVKELGVPLVTRCYLDRILQDDDGRVKGVRVYEDYRFPNTENGKMKTIRANRAVIMATGGFGQDIAFRMLQDPKVDEKVESTNQPGATAEGLIEALRLHANPIQLSWIQLGPWACPDEKGMGIADQEGVFRTAKLDTMLERGVVKKFDTLDALAEAFKIQKDRLKKTVAEYNAFLKAGEDKAFGKPFQKDCKPIVSPPFYGMNLWPKAHHTMGGIQLNTEAQVIDLYQKPIPGLYAAGEISGGVRGAVRLGSNAITDCIVRRSWSGSDRAGHNGLFRD from the coding sequence ATGACGGATCAGAACGACAGTAAAAACAAATTGACAAGGCGGGGATTTCTTAAGGCAACCGGTGGGGCCACTGCCATGGCTGGCATGGCTGCCGGCGGGCTGCTTATCGGGCCCAGACGGCTGGAGGCAGCTGAAATCCCACAGAAATGGGATGAAGCCGTGGACGTGGTGAAAGCCGGTTTGGGTCTCAATCATCCGGAATTGACGATGTTGATGGCCAGGCAATCGGCCGAAGCAGTGGAGTGGACTGTCAAACTGGGAGTCAAGTACAAAGACCGCAATACCCATCTGGGAGGACATTCGGTCCCCCGCAGCTACTACACCACAAACAGCTCGGGTGCCGGTATCGTCCGACCTCAATTGGCCAAGGTCAAGGAACTCGGGGTTCCGCTGGTGACCCGGTGCTACCTGGACCGGATTCTGCAAGATGACGACGGCCGGGTCAAAGGGGTCCGTGTGTACGAAGATTACCGTTTCCCGAATACGGAAAATGGAAAAATGAAAACCATTCGGGCCAACCGGGCGGTCATTATGGCTACCGGCGGTTTTGGCCAGGATATCGCCTTCCGCATGCTCCAGGATCCGAAGGTCGACGAAAAGGTCGAGTCTACGAACCAGCCCGGCGCCACGGCCGAAGGTCTGATCGAGGCGCTCCGCCTTCATGCCAACCCCATTCAGCTTTCCTGGATTCAACTTGGTCCCTGGGCCTGTCCCGATGAAAAGGGGATGGGAATCGCGGACCAGGAAGGGGTTTTTCGGACGGCCAAGCTGGACACGATGCTCGAACGAGGGGTCGTAAAGAAATTCGATACACTGGATGCCCTGGCCGAGGCGTTCAAGATCCAGAAGGACAGACTGAAAAAAACCGTGGCTGAATACAATGCCTTCCTCAAGGCAGGGGAGGACAAAGCCTTTGGAAAGCCTTTCCAGAAAGATTGTAAACCGATTGTCTCGCCTCCCTTTTATGGGATGAACCTGTGGCCGAAAGCGCATCACACCATGGGCGGAATCCAGCTCAATACCGAGGCTCAGGTGATAGATCTTTACCAGAAGCCCATCCCTGGGCTTTATGCCGCAGGCGAGATCAGCGGCGGTGTCCGCGGTGCGGTCCGACTCGGCAGCAATGCGATCACCGACTGCATTGTTCGGCGGAGTTGGTCTGGGTCTGATCGGGCTGGGCATAATGGGCTGTTCCGGGATTAA
- a CDS encoding ISAs1 family transposase, with product MEWFQEKHLWAGLKTICKVTRTRDVDGKISTEDAYFISSLQNNASMIGNAIREHWGIENGLHWCLDISFREDHCRVRKGHAHENFDMAMKSSQTGKITQTGYSDQTFKGCLGSQLPD from the coding sequence ATTGAATGGTTCCAGGAGAAACACCTGTGGGCCGGTCTTAAAACAATCTGTAAAGTCACCCGTACACGGGATGTCGATGGTAAGATTTCTACTGAGGACGCTTATTTTATATCCAGTCTTCAAAATAATGCTTCGATGATAGGCAATGCCATCCGCGAGCACTGGGGTATTGAAAATGGTCTACACTGGTGTTTGGATATTTCTTTCCGTGAGGATCACTGCCGGGTTCGAAAAGGACACGCACATGAAAATTTTGATATGGCCATGAAATCTTCTCAAACAGGAAAAATCACTCAAACGGGGTATTCAGACCAAACGTTTAAAGGCTGCCTGGGATCACAGCTACCTGATTAA
- a CDS encoding class I SAM-dependent methyltransferase, with protein MKQNVYDDPYFFEGYMDLRSSEGGFNAAIEEPAVYSLLPPLEGLHILDLGCGFGKFASFCLKKGAAHVLGVDISQKMISEAKNRIKDPRASFLVTPTEDFEVDEGSFNLVVSSMCFHYVKDISPVFEKVALALIEDGHFIFSVEHPICTSLLKGWCSSDKVPKKHWPVDDYKKETIRVSNWFVNGVIKYHRTIETYTNELIDTGFSIRRLLEPGPTITAVAEKPELSEHLRRPPILVLAGTKKAQPQDYV; from the coding sequence ATGAAACAAAACGTTTATGATGATCCATATTTCTTTGAAGGTTATATGGATTTGAGATCCAGTGAAGGCGGTTTTAATGCCGCTATTGAGGAACCTGCAGTTTACAGTCTGTTACCACCGCTTGAAGGCTTGCACATTTTAGATCTTGGCTGCGGTTTCGGCAAGTTTGCTTCCTTTTGTCTCAAAAAAGGGGCTGCTCATGTGCTGGGTGTAGATATTTCTCAAAAGATGATATCAGAAGCTAAAAACAGGATAAAGGACCCAAGAGCAAGCTTTTTGGTTACTCCTACTGAGGATTTTGAAGTAGACGAAGGTAGCTTTAATCTTGTTGTTTCTTCAATGTGTTTTCACTATGTAAAGGATATCAGTCCGGTGTTTGAAAAAGTTGCGCTTGCTCTTATAGAAGATGGTCATTTTATTTTTTCTGTTGAGCATCCAATCTGCACATCATTGTTGAAGGGTTGGTGTAGCTCAGATAAGGTTCCCAAAAAGCATTGGCCAGTTGATGACTATAAAAAAGAAACCATACGGGTGTCTAATTGGTTCGTCAATGGTGTCATTAAATATCATCGAACCATTGAAACATATACAAACGAACTTATCGATACAGGGTTTTCTATAAGAAGACTTCTTGAACCTGGGCCGACCATAACTGCCGTAGCCGAAAAGCCCGAGCTTTCTGAGCATCTGAGACGACCACCAATTCTTGTATTAGCTGGTACAAAGAAGGCCCAACCGCAGGATTATGTATGA
- a CDS encoding ExeA family protein, translating to MTHKQSPLEFFNCKYHPFANTYRLKTPYLGEQDKRFLRTAISLISSGKSFALSGPSGAGKSTLINYVLSQLDANCYKPSLVHYGGLQRNGMLKAFADVLGVETNGRTVPLLISLQKQITNMASEHRSVFPVFVIDDAHLMEKESLMDICSLMFNPQKETVAASFILVGDETFEKKLSLQILASVKTRLTGQFNLNPLNDDESLEFIKFRLSNAGATETLFDPDALNILSSHCRGNRRHIMNMGTLLLTEAFYRQEKTISAELIFNCDQIEISE from the coding sequence ATGACTCATAAACAATCTCCACTGGAATTTTTTAATTGTAAATATCATCCGTTCGCAAATACTTACCGACTGAAAACCCCTTATCTGGGAGAGCAGGACAAGCGATTTCTCAGGACAGCCATATCGTTGATCTCCTCTGGAAAAAGTTTTGCTTTGTCCGGGCCCTCAGGTGCCGGCAAATCAACATTAATCAACTATGTTTTATCCCAGCTCGATGCAAACTGTTATAAACCTTCCCTGGTCCATTACGGTGGATTACAGCGCAACGGAATGCTCAAAGCCTTTGCTGACGTTCTTGGGGTGGAAACAAATGGTAGGACCGTGCCTTTGCTGATCAGCCTGCAAAAACAGATCACAAACATGGCATCGGAACACCGCAGTGTGTTCCCGGTATTTGTTATTGATGATGCCCACCTCATGGAAAAGGAATCATTAATGGATATCTGTTCCCTGATGTTTAATCCTCAAAAGGAAACCGTGGCCGCAAGTTTTATTCTTGTGGGAGATGAAACCTTTGAAAAAAAACTCTCACTGCAAATTCTGGCTTCTGTAAAAACCCGACTCACCGGGCAATTTAATTTGAATCCCTTGAATGACGATGAAAGTCTTGAATTTATCAAATTCAGGTTATCCAATGCAGGTGCAACAGAAACGCTGTTTGATCCGGATGCTTTAAACATTTTATCATCCCATTGCAGAGGGAATCGACGACACATCATGAACATGGGCACGTTGCTTTTAACCGAAGCCTTTTACAGACAGGAAAAAACGATCAGTGCGGAATTGATTTTCAATTGTGACCAGATAGAGATATCTGAGTGA
- a CDS encoding FadR/GntR family transcriptional regulator encodes MENNRQTSVNQIVKIIIEGIDKGTFEVGKRLPSQRELSSIFGVSRMVIREAIKVLEGRGIVYSRQGSGIYVKQNAVVAEQMNGDTAPEYTYKEILELSREMWSDAMELIVKNATDAEIHTIENKVESFYTKYSAATTAQQKFMYEAAFGMDMCKATHNALLHKLMMELLDITSDIDFLIIEKNRNYKEFLEIDRKIASALLQRDASRAVFWGRERDRVIDELINGDADMLKNTAHLHIKHQK; translated from the coding sequence ATGGAAAACAACAGACAGACTTCGGTTAACCAAATCGTGAAAATCATTATTGAGGGAATAGATAAGGGAACCTTCGAGGTGGGAAAACGTCTCCCTTCGCAACGGGAGCTCTCCTCCATCTTCGGAGTGAGCCGGATGGTCATCCGGGAAGCAATCAAGGTGCTGGAAGGCCGGGGCATCGTCTACAGCCGCCAGGGCAGCGGCATTTACGTGAAACAAAACGCGGTGGTGGCCGAACAGATGAACGGTGACACCGCACCGGAATATACCTATAAGGAGATTCTGGAACTCAGTCGGGAGATGTGGTCGGATGCTATGGAGCTCATCGTCAAGAATGCAACCGATGCCGAAATTCATACGATTGAGAACAAGGTGGAAAGCTTCTACACGAAATACTCCGCAGCCACTACAGCGCAGCAAAAGTTCATGTACGAAGCAGCGTTCGGCATGGATATGTGCAAGGCAACCCACAATGCTCTGCTTCATAAATTGATGATGGAACTGCTGGATATAACTTCAGATATCGACTTCCTGATTATTGAAAAAAACAGGAATTATAAAGAGTTTCTGGAGATTGACAGGAAAATCGCTTCCGCTCTACTCCAGAGGGACGCTTCCCGCGCAGTCTTTTGGGGAAGGGAACGCGATAGGGTCATTGACGAACTCATCAACGGCGATGCTGATATGCTGAAGAACACAGCGCACCTGCATATCAAACACCAAAAATGA
- a CDS encoding cytochrome c3 family protein, with protein MSETRVTVKPVNVVMSLKPHHQGAGLSCEDCHGSGTPQAIRADACLSCHGTSEGIAQSTEALKPNPHDSLHYGPDLDCDLCHHEHTTSENYCNNCHEFDMLVP; from the coding sequence GTGAGTGAAACGCGGGTCACAGTTAAACCCGTAAATGTTGTAATGTCGTTAAAGCCGCATCATCAGGGGGCCGGTCTATCCTGCGAGGACTGCCATGGGAGTGGAACGCCCCAAGCCATCCGGGCCGATGCCTGCCTGAGCTGTCACGGCACATCGGAAGGCATAGCGCAAAGCACTGAGGCGCTCAAGCCCAACCCCCATGATTCGCTCCATTACGGCCCGGACCTGGACTGTGATCTGTGTCACCACGAACACACGACGTCGGAAAATTATTGCAACAACTGCCATGAGTTTGACATGCTAGTGCCCTGA
- a CDS encoding DNA methyltransferase — MTPQTTQIPVSLIILDETIYPRKGIDPRRVGMFAENIRDGIAFDPIEVEPCPDRPGFYRLLDGAHRWNAYKSTGMEEVIVIIKDLDGSDPLLYAAAKAIGPKQLTEEEAKDTARRAYAQNTQLSSADIGKAVGRARRTVDGYIADLRAATQMNTDIKIFRMHSLGIPQDRMAARLGLARTSFQHHLPKMAVLPNSANADLSRGFTVAQVAEKHGWPEPMVWSLVLEGKTDHDRFKALGWGFRTWDQWEFNDCDNRFGDDWPGRIPAQLIAHILRYFSQPGDLVLDPMAGGGVTPDTCLAMGRRCWAFDMEDRPDTRPEIEPFTWEISSDQGLSWPVSAKGKPDLVLFDPPYFDKKAGEYDEKSISGLSRNDYLDFLAAFFTLLKQHVKKKTRLAFINADWRDFQNTPAMDEKHKGGILIDDYLEILNKTGWYHTHIIQAPLSSQRFTPVVVSAMQKKGILGVISRYVIVLGLNN; from the coding sequence ATGACTCCACAAACAACCCAAATCCCTGTCTCTTTAATTATTCTTGATGAAACGATTTATCCCAGAAAAGGAATCGACCCCAGGCGGGTGGGCATGTTTGCCGAAAACATCCGGGATGGGATTGCCTTTGATCCCATTGAGGTGGAGCCCTGTCCGGACCGGCCCGGTTTCTACCGTCTGCTGGACGGGGCGCACCGATGGAACGCCTACAAGTCAACGGGCATGGAAGAGGTAATCGTCATTATCAAGGACCTGGATGGAAGTGATCCCCTGCTGTATGCGGCAGCCAAAGCCATCGGCCCGAAACAGTTAACGGAAGAGGAGGCAAAGGATACAGCCCGCCGGGCATATGCCCAAAACACACAGCTCAGTTCTGCGGATATCGGAAAAGCCGTCGGCCGGGCCAGACGGACCGTGGACGGCTACATCGCCGATCTTCGTGCCGCCACCCAGATGAACACGGACATCAAGATATTCCGCATGCACAGCTTGGGCATACCCCAGGACCGGATGGCAGCGAGACTGGGTCTGGCCCGGACATCGTTTCAACACCATTTGCCGAAAATGGCAGTGTTGCCAAATTCGGCAAATGCTGATTTATCCCGGGGATTCACCGTGGCCCAGGTGGCTGAAAAGCACGGCTGGCCGGAGCCCATGGTCTGGTCCCTGGTCCTGGAGGGCAAAACGGATCATGACCGGTTCAAAGCACTTGGCTGGGGATTTAGGACCTGGGACCAGTGGGAATTCAATGACTGTGACAACCGGTTCGGGGATGACTGGCCCGGCCGGATCCCGGCCCAGCTGATCGCCCATATCCTGCGCTATTTTTCACAGCCGGGAGACCTGGTCCTGGACCCCATGGCCGGGGGCGGGGTCACCCCGGACACCTGCCTTGCCATGGGCCGCCGGTGCTGGGCCTTTGACATGGAAGACCGACCCGATACCCGCCCTGAAATCGAACCCTTCACTTGGGAGATCTCTTCGGATCAAGGGCTGTCCTGGCCTGTGAGCGCCAAGGGAAAACCGGACCTGGTCCTCTTTGATCCGCCCTATTTTGACAAAAAAGCCGGGGAGTATGATGAAAAAAGCATTTCCGGACTGTCCAGAAACGATTACCTGGATTTTCTGGCGGCGTTTTTTACCCTGCTGAAACAACATGTCAAAAAAAAGACCCGGCTGGCATTCATCAATGCCGACTGGCGGGATTTTCAGAATACCCCGGCAATGGATGAAAAACACAAGGGCGGCATCCTCATCGACGATTACCTGGAGATCCTGAACAAAACGGGATGGTATCACACCCATATCATCCAGGCGCCCCTGTCGTCCCAGCGCTTCACCCCGGTCGTGGTTTCTGCCATGCAGAAAAAAGGCATCTTGGGTGTGATCAGCCGGTATGTAATCGTCCTGGGCCTAAACAATTGA